The following are from one region of the Cytobacillus firmus genome:
- a CDS encoding helix-turn-helix domain-containing protein: MLAGEIIKFHRQRAGLTQEDLGRGICSVTHVSKIERGVTPFSSEIIQMFSERLNLDIDQEINRFANLGERLQHWHKTIIMQNMKEAEKIKKELEGIPISLSSSHAAFYELLLARLHLKKLELEQAEGILIHIQNDYPNLQAYEQNMLKHAWGIYYILRYRDSKAGNYHKAIEFLKDINMEEYGNHEYYYHLAAAYYWTNSKIAAYAFANKALLHFRETDNYIGAITAESLMLAQEGNDLQADFSELEKSYQRLIRNCDLLNLPNKKSLLLNNLGYEYWRRKEYRKAQTVLEEALCLVAKPSALYLQRLQNYINACLEGKLMRKALLLKRAREGLSMTKDLENRFYKIIFKLLILRIEDQSEQYYRYIENEALPYFLSISNAMFTNRFGKQLYQYYVETEQYEKAVQISNIFIESIPSE; the protein is encoded by the coding sequence ATGTTAGCTGGAGAAATTATTAAATTTCATCGTCAAAGGGCAGGTCTTACACAAGAGGATCTCGGCAGGGGCATTTGCTCGGTTACACATGTGAGCAAGATCGAGCGTGGGGTGACGCCGTTTTCCTCTGAAATTATCCAGATGTTTTCAGAACGTCTGAACCTCGATATTGATCAGGAAATCAACCGGTTTGCCAATCTGGGAGAGCGGCTTCAGCACTGGCACAAGACGATCATCATGCAAAATATGAAGGAAGCAGAGAAAATTAAAAAAGAGCTTGAGGGCATTCCCATCAGCCTTTCTTCCAGCCATGCCGCCTTTTATGAATTGCTTCTTGCCCGATTGCACTTAAAAAAACTGGAATTGGAACAGGCGGAAGGGATTTTGATTCATATACAGAATGACTATCCTAATCTTCAAGCCTATGAGCAAAATATGCTTAAGCATGCCTGGGGAATCTACTATATTTTAAGATACCGGGATTCAAAGGCCGGGAATTATCACAAAGCGATTGAATTCTTGAAGGATATAAACATGGAGGAATACGGGAATCACGAATACTATTACCACTTGGCGGCCGCCTATTATTGGACCAATTCCAAGATAGCGGCTTATGCCTTTGCAAATAAGGCTCTTTTACACTTCAGGGAAACGGATAATTACATCGGTGCGATTACGGCTGAGTCCCTTATGCTCGCACAGGAGGGCAATGATTTGCAGGCGGATTTCAGCGAACTGGAGAAATCTTATCAGAGATTAATCCGTAATTGTGACCTGCTGAATTTGCCTAATAAAAAGTCTTTGCTGTTAAACAACTTAGGCTATGAGTATTGGAGAAGGAAGGAATACCGGAAGGCGCAAACAGTATTAGAGGAGGCCCTTTGCCTGGTGGCTAAGCCATCTGCTCTGTATCTTCAGCGGCTGCAAAATTATATAAATGCCTGTCTGGAAGGGAAGCTGATGCGAAAAGCATTGCTTCTGAAAAGAGCCCGGGAAGGCTTGTCCATGACAAAGGATTTGGAGAACAGGTTCTATAAAATCATATTCAAGCTCCTTATTCTGAGGATTGAAGACCAGAGTGAGCAATATTACAGATATATAGAAAACGAGGCGCTTCCTTATTTCCTTTCAATCAGCAATGCGATGTTTACCAACCGGTTCGGGAAGCAATTATATCAATATTATGTGGAGACGGAGCAATATGAGAAGGCTGTTCAGATTTCAAATATCTTTATTGAATCGATTCCCAGTGAATGA
- a CDS encoding class I SAM-dependent methyltransferase, whose protein sequence is MANLWEEKFSQEGYLYGEEPNEFIREQAWRLEGHKRVVAFAEGEGRNAVFLARKGYDVTAWDYTQSGLNKTQQLAESHQVRVETGQKDLIHDSVPTEEYDASIMVFGHFLKKDQKTVFDKLVSVVKPGGIVMLEVYSEDQLSYGTGGPKSVDMVYHPADILQWIQGYKVLHFFYGEQERVEGKGHTGTGHVIQVILQK, encoded by the coding sequence TTGGCAAATTTATGGGAAGAGAAGTTTTCTCAAGAAGGCTATTTATATGGCGAAGAGCCCAATGAATTCATCAGAGAGCAGGCATGGCGGCTTGAAGGGCACAAACGAGTTGTCGCCTTTGCCGAGGGGGAGGGCCGAAATGCTGTATTCCTTGCAAGAAAGGGGTATGATGTAACAGCATGGGATTATACGCAAAGCGGGTTAAACAAAACACAGCAGCTGGCTGAGAGCCATCAGGTCAGAGTGGAAACAGGGCAGAAGGATCTGATTCATGATTCTGTGCCAACTGAGGAATATGACGCTTCGATTATGGTTTTCGGCCATTTTCTGAAAAAAGACCAAAAAACCGTATTTGATAAGCTAGTTTCTGTTGTCAAGCCGGGTGGAATTGTCATGCTTGAGGTTTATTCAGAGGATCAGCTAAGCTATGGTACAGGCGGGCCGAAAAGTGTGGATATGGTCTATCATCCTGCAGATATTCTTCAATGGATTCAGGGTTATAAGGTCCTTCATTTCTTTTACGGCGAACAGGAAAGAGTGGAAGGAAAAGGCCATACAGGAACGGGACACGTCATCCAGGTGATCCTGCAAAAGTAG
- a CDS encoding M4 family metallopeptidase encodes MKKKRQKKKISRKAAIPAVLALSVAFGGLLPTSSAIAAETANTATVLFQAEGLSKHEVVKAYLQSQVQAPKVKLADPGEQFKIVSEQEDSETGTYHVRTVEQYKGIPIYGSGQTVALDSSHNVYASLGKVTQNLARSIIPTEASLSEDEAVSIVKEQVESQIGEVKNYDGIKSQLLIYPNKGKYYLAYLVKASTSFPEPGYFHYFVDAMSGEVIDSFNKIHTVDEETLTPVLGRGLDVHGNLLSFNAAKDMETGTSYLYGPSVWLKTSVPMATFNGKAFDPLLFNLGSGLFGFTGYEVTTTSGSNFFHDPAAISAHYNSDKVNRYYQIVHKRNSLDDKGMKLISTAHIGTKWNNAAWNGIQMMYGDGDGIKYSSLSGGLDVAGHEMTHGVIEHTADLVYQGESGAINESLADILGNFAEIYTTQEVEWELGEDITTPNIPGDGGLRSMSDPASKKTSLMPSGHYPDHYDDRYLGTEDKGGVHINSGINNKAAYLISEGGTNNDITIQGIGKSKTEKIYYRALALYLTSSSGFHDMREAAINAARDLHPDKNGAPSAETQAVMNAYDSVGVY; translated from the coding sequence ATGAAAAAGAAGCGTCAAAAGAAAAAGATAAGCAGGAAAGCAGCCATTCCAGCTGTATTAGCCTTATCCGTTGCATTTGGAGGGCTTTTGCCAACATCATCCGCAATAGCCGCAGAGACAGCAAACACGGCAACTGTGCTATTCCAGGCAGAAGGATTAAGCAAGCATGAAGTGGTAAAAGCTTATCTGCAATCACAGGTTCAAGCCCCTAAAGTGAAACTTGCAGATCCCGGGGAGCAATTTAAAATTGTGAGCGAACAGGAAGATTCTGAAACAGGTACATACCATGTACGTACTGTGGAGCAATATAAAGGAATTCCTATTTACGGTTCCGGACAAACTGTTGCACTGGACTCCAGCCATAACGTATATGCTTCTCTTGGCAAAGTCACTCAAAACCTGGCCCGCTCCATTATTCCAACTGAGGCCTCCCTTTCAGAAGACGAAGCTGTCAGCATTGTAAAGGAGCAGGTTGAATCACAGATCGGCGAAGTAAAAAATTACGATGGTATAAAGTCCCAATTATTGATTTACCCGAATAAAGGAAAATACTATCTCGCATACCTGGTTAAAGCTTCCACTTCCTTTCCGGAGCCTGGCTACTTCCATTACTTTGTAGATGCAATGAGCGGAGAAGTCATTGACAGCTTCAATAAAATCCACACGGTTGATGAAGAGACACTTACCCCGGTACTGGGAAGAGGGCTAGATGTGCATGGTAATCTGTTGTCATTTAATGCGGCAAAAGACATGGAGACAGGAACGAGCTATCTGTATGGGCCTTCTGTATGGTTGAAAACATCCGTTCCGATGGCCACATTCAACGGTAAAGCCTTTGATCCGCTTTTATTTAACTTGGGCAGTGGTTTATTTGGATTTACAGGCTATGAAGTAACAACTACAAGCGGAAGTAACTTCTTCCATGACCCTGCTGCCATTTCAGCACACTACAACTCGGATAAAGTAAACCGGTACTATCAAATTGTTCATAAGCGAAACAGCCTGGATGATAAGGGAATGAAATTGATCAGCACTGCCCACATAGGCACAAAGTGGAATAATGCTGCCTGGAACGGAATTCAAATGATGTACGGGGACGGGGACGGCATTAAATACAGCTCCCTTTCCGGCGGATTGGATGTAGCTGGACACGAAATGACTCATGGCGTGATTGAACATACAGCTGACCTGGTTTACCAAGGAGAGTCTGGGGCCATCAATGAGTCATTAGCTGATATCCTGGGGAATTTTGCAGAAATTTATACGACCCAAGAAGTGGAATGGGAGCTGGGAGAAGATATCACTACCCCGAATATTCCAGGTGACGGCGGGCTTCGCTCCATGAGTGATCCAGCTTCTAAAAAGACAAGCTTAATGCCTTCAGGACACTATCCGGATCATTATGATGACCGCTACCTGGGTACAGAGGATAAAGGCGGCGTTCATATCAACAGCGGAATTAACAATAAGGCAGCCTACTTAATCAGTGAGGGCGGCACAAATAATGATATAACCATACAGGGAATTGGCAAATCCAAAACAGAAAAAATCTATTACCGTGCCCTTGCTCTGTATTTAACATCTTCATCCGGATTCCATGATATGAGGGAAGCAGCCATCAATGCTGCACGTGATCTGCATCCGGATAAAAATGGTGCTCCATCTGCAGAGACGCAAGCCGTTATGAACGCTTATGATTCTGTAGGCGTATACTAA
- the sipW gene encoding signal peptidase I SipW encodes MKKKLLKIVSNMIVALFMIGISLIAFVVLSSRISGGEPSLLGHQFKAVLSGSMEPTFQTGSVIAIKLSDNQSSYKKGDVITFRMEEKLITHRITGVQEHNGQAAFKTKGDNNDGEDPWTVYPHHVVGKYYGFTIPYAGYALNFASSKAGSALLLIVPGVLLLISAISTIIGAKREIESSQA; translated from the coding sequence ATGAAGAAAAAACTCTTGAAAATAGTGAGTAATATGATCGTGGCCCTTTTCATGATTGGAATCAGCCTGATTGCATTTGTGGTTCTTTCATCCAGAATTTCAGGAGGGGAGCCATCGCTGCTTGGGCACCAGTTTAAAGCGGTTCTCTCAGGATCCATGGAGCCAACCTTTCAAACAGGCTCGGTGATTGCAATTAAATTAAGTGATAACCAATCTTCTTATAAAAAAGGTGACGTTATAACTTTCCGCATGGAAGAGAAGTTAATTACTCATAGAATTACCGGGGTACAGGAACACAATGGACAAGCAGCCTTCAAGACTAAAGGAGATAACAACGATGGAGAAGATCCATGGACTGTGTATCCTCATCATGTGGTTGGCAAGTATTACGGCTTCACTATTCCATACGCCGGGTATGCGCTGAATTTTGCGAGTTCAAAGGCAGGATCTGCCCTTTTGTTGATTGTGCCGGGAGTATTATTATTAATTTCCGCAATCAGCACCATTATTGGAGCAAAAAGGGAGATTGAATCGAGTCAAGCATAA
- a CDS encoding DUF4047 domain-containing protein, which yields MKKSMPKRIILPCLCCLSFYAGHLAVGETEALFSSQAELEPMTITSAFVFPETIQNLRNQADGIAGSMRQNFKLAAEISWNTESKQELENKLDELGELEEQLKKQMDRLVSIVDELYAYEQQAKSSHTGNPSFAYIPEGYQHADLLLSEVRAEMDIQRIKEAGSAIRQKMIELDEEEKARAADKPVEQGSPSDSGAELSQGKPAEIEGEKEQTLDEPMPDANASGNQDTSEEASIEIKDQELVSDEEKTLENSE from the coding sequence TTGAAAAAGTCCATGCCAAAGCGAATCATTCTTCCATGCTTATGCTGCTTGTCATTTTATGCCGGGCATCTGGCTGTCGGGGAAACAGAAGCCTTATTTTCAAGCCAGGCAGAATTGGAGCCAATGACGATAACATCTGCCTTCGTCTTTCCGGAAACGATTCAAAATCTCCGGAACCAAGCCGACGGGATCGCCGGCAGCATGAGACAGAACTTTAAGCTGGCCGCGGAGATATCATGGAATACAGAGTCAAAGCAGGAATTAGAAAATAAACTGGATGAGCTGGGAGAATTGGAAGAGCAGCTAAAGAAACAAATGGACAGGCTTGTCAGTATTGTGGATGAGCTGTACGCATACGAACAGCAAGCCAAAAGCAGCCATACCGGGAATCCTTCTTTCGCTTATATTCCTGAAGGATATCAGCATGCTGATCTATTACTGAGTGAAGTAAGGGCAGAAATGGATATTCAGAGGATAAAAGAGGCAGGCAGCGCCATCCGGCAGAAGATGATTGAGTTAGATGAGGAAGAAAAGGCTCGGGCAGCAGACAAGCCAGTTGAGCAGGGCTCGCCATCTGATTCAGGTGCAGAATTAAGCCAGGGAAAACCTGCTGAAATTGAGGGAGAAAAGGAACAGACTCTTGATGAGCCGATGCCTGACGCGAATGCATCAGGAAATCAAGATACTTCAGAAGAGGCATCCATAGAGATTAAAGACCAGGAGCTGGTGAGCGATGAAGAAAAAACTCTTGAAAATAGTGAGTAA
- a CDS encoding MFS transporter, protein MNTKKALPLLFAVMFLVMVGFGIIIPVIPFYAEELGASPTELGLLMAVYSLMQLLFAPMWGRVSDKIGRKPVIMIGIFGLGLSFFMMALSTELWMLFAARIIGGFLSSANMPTVMAYVADITSEEDRGKGMGIIGAAVGLGFIFGPAIGGIFSRESLNLPFYAAGTSSFITFFLVMLVLKESLSPEQRSQGTAKRPGLMTALRGNTGILFILQLFVSLSLAGLEATFAYFAAEKAGLGTVELGYIFMIMGFGGALVQGGLVGRMTKKYGEGAVIQLGTIVSAIGFGLILLVDSFTTAAIFLTIFGIGNGFIRPSVSSLLTKTSQTGHGSTTGLLSSFDSLGRIIGPPLGGWLFTISIGAPYLTGILLSGLAFIMYRVYSAKVNRTHSITP, encoded by the coding sequence TTGAATACTAAAAAAGCACTGCCTCTTTTATTCGCCGTTATGTTTCTTGTGATGGTGGGGTTTGGAATCATTATTCCTGTCATCCCCTTTTATGCGGAAGAATTAGGGGCATCACCCACTGAACTGGGCCTGTTAATGGCCGTTTATTCACTGATGCAGCTGCTGTTTGCGCCTATGTGGGGGCGCGTTTCCGATAAAATTGGACGCAAGCCTGTCATTATGATCGGTATTTTTGGCCTTGGATTGTCTTTCTTCATGATGGCCCTGTCCACTGAGCTGTGGATGCTGTTTGCAGCCAGAATCATCGGCGGCTTTCTGTCATCTGCCAATATGCCGACGGTCATGGCTTATGTAGCGGATATTACATCTGAAGAAGACCGCGGAAAAGGGATGGGCATCATTGGTGCTGCAGTGGGCTTAGGCTTCATTTTCGGCCCGGCGATCGGCGGCATCTTTTCCCGGGAAAGTTTGAACCTTCCTTTCTACGCGGCAGGAACTTCTTCGTTTATCACCTTTTTCCTTGTCATGCTTGTGCTGAAAGAATCCCTTTCACCGGAGCAGCGCAGCCAGGGAACAGCTAAGCGTCCAGGTCTGATGACCGCTTTAAGAGGAAACACGGGCATTTTGTTTATCCTTCAGCTGTTTGTTTCGCTGTCACTGGCAGGCCTGGAAGCAACTTTTGCGTATTTTGCGGCTGAAAAAGCCGGCCTTGGCACCGTGGAGCTGGGCTATATTTTTATGATTATGGGATTTGGAGGCGCCCTTGTGCAGGGCGGCCTGGTAGGGCGAATGACGAAAAAGTATGGAGAAGGAGCTGTGATTCAGCTGGGGACCATCGTCTCCGCCATAGGCTTCGGATTGATTCTCCTGGTTGACAGTTTTACGACTGCAGCGATTTTCCTGACGATTTTCGGCATAGGGAACGGATTTATCCGTCCGAGTGTTTCTTCCCTGCTGACAAAAACATCTCAAACTGGACACGGCAGTACGACTGGCCTGCTGTCATCCTTTGATTCCCTGGGACGCATTATCGGCCCGCCGCTCGGAGGATGGCTGTTCACCATCAGCATCGGTGCTCCGTACCTGACGGGAATCCTGCTTTCCGGTTTGGCATTCATCATGTATCGTGTGTATTCTGCCAAGGTGAACAGAACCCATTCGATTACACCTTAA